One genomic region from bacterium encodes:
- a CDS encoding MFS transporter gives MTAPSGIREFLGLRRSIVGVLGMAILVGMGEHMAERFLPIYLLALGGGTIAIGLLNGLDNLLSALYSFPGGYLADRLGEKRALLVFNLIAIIGYIIVILVPAWQAVLIGAFFFLSWSAISLPATMGIVSKALPQSKRTMGVSMHSIVRRIPMSLGPIAGGVCIGIWGETDGVRVAFGFAILMALLSVALQQRLIAEAPSSPPAQQAEGNPLRLWRQMTPQLRNLLVADVLVRFCEQIPYAFVVVWSMKAIAAPVSAVEFGVLTAIEMATAMLIYIPVAHFADRSQKKPFVVATFLFFTAFPLVLLFAHSFWPLVGAFIVRGLKEFGEPTRKALIMDLAPEGRKAGMFGLYYLVRDVIVSLAAFGGAFLWNVSPQTNFLAAAAFGAIGTIWFVWRGSDLDAAPATK, from the coding sequence ATGACCGCGCCCTCGGGCATTCGCGAGTTCCTCGGCCTGCGCCGCAGCATTGTTGGCGTGCTCGGCATGGCCATCCTCGTCGGTATGGGCGAACACATGGCCGAGCGCTTCCTGCCGATCTACCTGCTGGCGCTGGGCGGCGGGACCATCGCGATCGGATTGCTCAACGGCCTCGACAATCTGCTCTCGGCGCTCTACTCCTTCCCCGGCGGCTATCTCGCCGACCGTCTCGGCGAAAAGCGCGCGCTTCTGGTCTTCAATCTGATCGCGATCATCGGGTACATCATCGTCATCCTCGTGCCGGCCTGGCAGGCCGTGCTGATCGGCGCCTTCTTTTTCCTTTCGTGGAGCGCGATATCGCTGCCGGCGACCATGGGCATCGTCTCCAAGGCCCTGCCCCAATCGAAACGCACCATGGGCGTGTCGATGCACTCGATCGTGCGCCGCATTCCCATGTCGCTGGGCCCGATCGCCGGAGGCGTGTGCATCGGCATCTGGGGCGAAACCGATGGCGTCCGGGTCGCCTTCGGCTTTGCCATCCTGATGGCGCTCCTGTCGGTGGCGTTGCAACAGCGCCTGATCGCGGAGGCGCCGTCGTCGCCGCCCGCGCAGCAAGCCGAGGGGAATCCCTTGCGGCTGTGGAGACAGATGACTCCGCAGTTGCGCAATTTGCTGGTCGCCGATGTCCTGGTGCGCTTTTGCGAGCAGATCCCGTATGCCTTTGTGGTGGTCTGGAGCATGAAGGCCATCGCCGCGCCGGTCAGCGCCGTGGAATTCGGCGTCCTGACCGCCATCGAGATGGCCACGGCGATGCTGATCTACATCCCGGTGGCGCACTTCGCCGACCGCAGCCAGAAAAAGCCCTTTGTGGTGGCGACATTTCTTTTTTTCACCGCCTTCCCGCTGGTGCTTTTGTTTGCGCATTCCTTCTGGCCGCTGGTGGGCGCCTTCATCGTGCGCGGTCTGAAGGAATTCGGCGAACCGACCCGCAAGGCGTTGATCATGGATCTGGCCCCCGAGGGACGCAAGGCGGGGATGTTCGGGCTCTATTATCTGGTCCGTGATGTGATCGTCTCGCTGGCGGCCTTCGGCGGCGCCTTCCTCTGGAATGTCAGCCCGCAAACCAACTTCCTGGCCGCCGCCGCGTTTGGCGCGATCGGCACCATCTGGTTTGTCTGGCGTGGATCGGACCTCGATGCCGCCCCGGCGACAAAGTGA